One Citricoccus sp. K5 DNA window includes the following coding sequences:
- a CDS encoding DUF4191 domain-containing protein, with translation MAKSTDSAASSSQSTRESLRAVKAAQKERRQQEKIRAKGNKAETKARKKATKKPGVFKQLGEVFSMTRAHDPKVVLWMALAFVGALVVGLVVGLLLNNWITWLLIAIPFGLLAAVIIMNRMAERAAFARIDGRPGAAGAALSTLRRGWIVPEQPVAVSPKTQDAVFRAVGRPGVVLITEGPTTRVRPLVEKERKNMQRFLPNVPIQVLATGHGADQVELHDLSKTLKRMKKTLTKQEVQAVDKRLNSLGSTKMPIPKGIDPYRARPDRKAMRGR, from the coding sequence ATGGCCAAGAGCACTGATTCCGCAGCTTCCTCCTCCCAGTCGACCCGCGAAAGCCTGAGGGCGGTCAAGGCCGCCCAGAAGGAACGTCGCCAACAGGAGAAGATCCGGGCCAAGGGGAACAAGGCCGAGACCAAGGCACGCAAGAAGGCCACGAAGAAGCCGGGCGTCTTCAAGCAGCTCGGTGAGGTCTTCTCCATGACCCGGGCACACGACCCCAAGGTCGTGCTGTGGATGGCACTGGCCTTCGTCGGCGCCCTGGTCGTCGGCCTCGTCGTCGGCCTGCTGCTGAACAACTGGATCACCTGGCTGCTCATCGCCATCCCGTTCGGCCTGCTGGCCGCCGTGATCATCATGAACCGGATGGCTGAGCGTGCCGCCTTCGCCCGGATCGACGGGCGCCCCGGAGCAGCCGGCGCAGCCCTGTCGACCCTGCGCCGCGGCTGGATCGTCCCGGAGCAGCCGGTGGCCGTCAGCCCGAAGACCCAGGACGCGGTCTTCCGTGCCGTGGGCCGCCCCGGCGTCGTCCTCATCACCGAGGGGCCGACCACCCGCGTCCGCCCCCTGGTGGAGAAGGAACGCAAGAACATGCAGCGCTTCCTGCCGAACGTCCCGATCCAGGTGCTCGCGACCGGACACGGCGCGGACCAGGTGGAGCTGCACGACCTCTCGAAGACCCTCAAGCGGATGAAGAAGACGCTGACCAAGCAGGAGGTCCAGGCTGTCGACAAGCGGCTGAACTCCCTGGGCTCCACCAAGATGCCGATCCCGAAGGGGATCGATCCCTACCGCGCCCGCCCGGACCGCAAGGCCATGCGGGGCCGGTAG
- a CDS encoding RDD family protein — MARTPQTPPSSGDDPVAGSRRRDSGRHPDEPLVTRRDMAGWVGGTARPNARGRWPGERLGLAQDGPTSMAGWGRRILALLIDWFIAMIISAVWFEGNPLVTLGFFALMHVLLLSLFGTTIGKRVARIQVVRLGGAMAKPLRVVLRTVLLCLVVPPALTDPDGRGLHDRLAGTVEIRM; from the coding sequence GTGGCACGAACCCCCCAGACACCCCCTTCCTCCGGCGACGATCCTGTGGCCGGTTCCCGGCGACGCGACTCCGGACGGCATCCTGACGAACCCCTGGTGACCCGGCGGGACATGGCCGGCTGGGTGGGCGGCACAGCACGCCCGAACGCCCGGGGCCGCTGGCCCGGTGAGCGGCTGGGCCTGGCCCAGGACGGCCCCACGTCGATGGCCGGATGGGGCCGGCGCATCCTGGCCCTCCTCATCGACTGGTTCATCGCCATGATCATCTCCGCCGTGTGGTTTGAGGGGAATCCGCTGGTGACGCTCGGGTTCTTCGCCCTGATGCACGTGCTCTTGCTGAGTCTGTTCGGGACCACGATCGGCAAGCGCGTGGCCCGGATCCAGGTGGTCCGCCTGGGCGGCGCCATGGCCAAGCCGTTGCGAGTGGTCCTGCGCACCGTGCTGCTGTGCCTGGTGGTGCCGCCGGCCCTGACCGACCCGGACGGACGCGGACTCCACGATCGGCTGGCCGGCACCGTGGAGATCCGGATGTAG
- the glnA gene encoding type I glutamate--ammonia ligase, with translation MFSTAQEVLQFIQDEDVVFVDVRFTDLPGVQQHFNLPSKAVDEDFFVNGQLFDGSSIRGFQGIAESDMQLIPDVATAYLDPFRVEKTLVMSFSIVNPRTGEPYHRDPRGVAQKAEEYLASTGIADTANFASEAEFFIFEDVRYQSTPNHSFYSVDSDEAWWNSGRQEEGGNLGHKTPVKGGYFPVSPVDKQADLRDAICVALDEVGLEVERSHHEVGAAGQAEINYKFNTLTHAADDLMKFKYVVKNTADAFGKTATFMPKPVFGDNGSGMHCHQSLWNAGEPLFYDEKGYANLSDTARWYIGGLLKHASAILAFTNPTVNSYRRLVKGFEAPINMVYSQGNRSAAIRIPITGSNPKAKRLEFRAPDPSGNPYLAFAAQLMAGLDGIRNRIEPAEPIDKDLYELPPEEAATIQKAPASLEEALRALEEDHEFLLAGDVFTEDLIQAWVEYKRENEILPLSIRPNPYEFELYYGV, from the coding sequence ATGTTCAGCACCGCCCAGGAAGTCCTGCAGTTCATCCAAGACGAGGACGTCGTCTTCGTGGACGTCCGTTTCACCGACCTGCCAGGCGTCCAGCAGCACTTCAACCTCCCCTCGAAGGCGGTGGACGAGGACTTCTTCGTGAACGGCCAGCTGTTTGACGGCTCCTCGATCCGCGGCTTCCAGGGCATCGCCGAATCGGACATGCAGTTGATCCCGGACGTGGCCACTGCGTACCTCGATCCCTTCCGCGTGGAGAAGACGCTCGTGATGAGCTTCTCGATCGTCAATCCGCGGACCGGAGAGCCATACCACCGCGATCCTCGCGGCGTCGCCCAGAAGGCTGAGGAGTACCTGGCCTCCACCGGTATCGCGGACACCGCGAACTTCGCCTCCGAGGCCGAGTTCTTCATCTTCGAGGACGTCCGCTACCAGTCCACGCCGAACCACAGCTTCTATTCCGTCGATTCGGACGAGGCCTGGTGGAACTCCGGCCGCCAGGAGGAGGGGGGCAACCTCGGCCACAAGACCCCGGTCAAGGGCGGCTACTTCCCCGTCTCCCCCGTGGACAAGCAGGCGGACCTGCGGGACGCGATCTGTGTGGCCCTGGACGAGGTCGGCCTCGAGGTCGAACGCTCCCACCACGAGGTCGGCGCCGCCGGCCAGGCTGAGATCAACTACAAGTTCAACACGCTGACTCACGCCGCCGATGACCTGATGAAGTTCAAGTACGTGGTGAAGAACACCGCGGACGCCTTCGGCAAGACCGCCACCTTCATGCCGAAGCCGGTCTTCGGTGACAACGGCTCCGGCATGCACTGCCACCAGTCGCTGTGGAACGCCGGCGAACCGCTGTTCTACGACGAGAAGGGCTACGCCAACCTCTCGGACACCGCCCGCTGGTACATCGGCGGACTGCTCAAGCACGCCTCGGCGATCCTGGCCTTCACCAACCCCACGGTGAACTCCTACCGCCGCCTGGTGAAGGGCTTCGAGGCTCCGATCAACATGGTGTACTCGCAGGGCAACCGCTCCGCGGCCATCCGCATCCCGATCACCGGCTCCAACCCCAAGGCCAAGCGCCTGGAGTTCCGCGCTCCGGACCCGTCCGGCAACCCCTACCTGGCCTTCGCCGCGCAGCTGATGGCCGGCCTGGACGGCATCCGCAATCGGATCGAGCCGGCCGAGCCGATCGACAAGGACCTCTACGAGCTGCCCCCCGAGGAGGCCGCCACCATCCAGAAGGCCCCCGCGTCCCTGGAAGAGGCCCTGCGCGCGCTCGAGGAGGACCACGAGTTCCTGCTGGCCGGTGATGTCTTCACCGAGGACCTCATCCAGGCCTGGGTCGAGTACAAGCGCGAGAACGAGATCCTCCCGCTGTCCATCCGCCCGAACCCTTACGAGTTCGAGCTGTACTACGGCGTGTGA
- the lipB gene encoding lipoyl(octanoyl) transferase LipB, producing MPATTMPPFRVLGLSPDTVDYLTAWNLQQQLHAEVVAGSSSGSVLFLEHTAVYTAGKRTEPQDLPDDGSPVVNVDRGGKLTWHGPGQLVCYPVVRLADPAAVKDYVWFLEEAIIRTLADHGLTGERVDGRSGVWIVGDSDGGGRPRPDRKVAAVGLRVNHGVSMHGFALNCSNSLEPYEHIIACGISDAGSTTISAETGRTITPADVLATVQEHFAALAPGHIAPVPQGLPAGTADGNATTRTLVEGTPQ from the coding sequence ATGCCCGCGACGACCATGCCTCCGTTCCGCGTCCTGGGACTCTCCCCGGACACCGTCGACTACCTCACGGCGTGGAACCTCCAGCAGCAGCTGCACGCAGAGGTGGTCGCAGGATCCTCGAGTGGCTCCGTCCTGTTCCTGGAGCACACCGCCGTCTACACCGCCGGCAAGCGCACCGAGCCCCAGGATCTCCCGGACGACGGCTCACCCGTGGTGAACGTGGACCGCGGCGGCAAGCTGACCTGGCACGGCCCGGGGCAGCTGGTCTGCTATCCGGTGGTGCGACTGGCAGACCCGGCCGCGGTCAAGGACTATGTCTGGTTCCTCGAGGAGGCCATCATCCGCACCCTGGCCGACCACGGCCTGACGGGTGAGAGGGTCGACGGCCGCTCCGGCGTGTGGATCGTCGGCGATTCCGACGGGGGCGGCCGGCCCCGGCCGGACCGCAAGGTGGCCGCCGTCGGACTACGGGTCAACCATGGCGTCTCCATGCACGGGTTCGCACTGAACTGCAGCAACTCCCTGGAGCCCTACGAGCACATCATCGCCTGCGGCATCTCCGATGCCGGCTCCACCACCATCTCGGCCGAGACCGGCCGGACCATCACCCCGGCAGACGTGCTGGCAACGGTCCAGGAGCACTTCGCCGCACTGGCACCGGGACACATCGCCCCCGTGCCCCAGGGCCTGCCGGCCGGAACCGCGGACGGCAACGCAACGACGAGAACCCTTGTGGAAGGAACACCTCAGTGA
- the lipA gene encoding lipoyl synthase: MSASPDGRRLLRVEARNAEVPVERKPDWIKAKVEIGPEYIDLKNKVKSSGLHTVCEEAGCPNIFECWEDREATFLIGGDTCTRRCGFCDIATGKPEPLDLDEPRRVAENIREMNLRYTTVTGVARDDQKDGAAWLYAETIRKVHELNPNTGIEILPPDFGADPDLVQVVFDARPEVFAHNLETVPRIFKAIRPAFTYEKSLRVLSMAKADGLLTKSNLILGMGEEDQEIDQALMDLHEAGCDIITVTQYVRPSKLHHPIDRWVKPEEFVHWSERAEEIGFAGVMAGPLVRSSYRAGRLYATAMRKLGREMPSNLSHIEESGSTRQEAASLLAGR; encoded by the coding sequence GTGAGCGCATCCCCCGACGGCCGCCGACTCCTGCGCGTGGAAGCACGCAACGCCGAGGTCCCCGTGGAACGCAAGCCGGACTGGATCAAGGCGAAGGTCGAGATCGGTCCCGAGTACATCGACCTCAAGAACAAGGTGAAGTCCTCCGGACTGCACACCGTGTGCGAGGAGGCCGGGTGCCCCAACATCTTCGAATGCTGGGAGGACCGTGAGGCGACGTTCCTGATCGGCGGCGACACCTGCACGCGCCGCTGCGGCTTCTGCGACATCGCCACCGGCAAGCCCGAACCCCTGGACCTGGACGAGCCGCGCCGCGTGGCCGAGAACATCCGCGAGATGAACCTGCGCTACACCACCGTCACGGGGGTGGCGCGGGACGACCAGAAGGACGGTGCCGCCTGGCTGTACGCGGAGACCATTCGCAAGGTCCACGAGCTGAACCCGAACACCGGCATCGAGATCCTGCCCCCGGACTTCGGGGCCGACCCGGATCTCGTCCAGGTGGTCTTCGACGCCCGACCAGAGGTCTTCGCCCACAACCTCGAGACCGTGCCGCGGATCTTCAAGGCCATCCGCCCGGCCTTCACCTATGAGAAGTCCCTGCGCGTACTGTCCATGGCCAAGGCCGATGGCCTTCTCACCAAGTCCAACCTGATCCTGGGCATGGGCGAGGAGGACCAGGAGATCGATCAGGCCCTCATGGACCTGCACGAGGCCGGCTGCGACATCATCACGGTCACCCAGTACGTCCGCCCCTCGAAGCTGCACCATCCGATCGACAGGTGGGTCAAGCCCGAGGAGTTCGTGCACTGGTCCGAACGCGCCGAGGAGATCGGTTTCGCCGGCGTCATGGCCGGCCCCCTGGTCCGCTCGTCCTACCGCGCCGGCCGCCTGTACGCCACGGCCATGCGCAAGCTGGGCCGTGAGATGCCGTCGAACCTGTCCCACATCGAGGAGTCGGGTTCGACGCGCCAAGAGGCAGCATCGCTGCTCGCGGGCCGGTAG